ggtaatctttgataaTGTTTAAGTCACtatgattttgaagaaaatgatcAAAGCATGATTGCATCATTATCTTTTTGATATTTATTGAAGCAGAAGTTAAAAAGcctgaagttttattttaaggtcagcgatgtttttgtacttttaataatggaacggtccgttattcaggtaatgttattcagtacgatagtggttcttacataaataaggcaaagtaaataaTTCTGATTTCCCTAATCGGCAGATGagtctatatgagccgtgccatgagaaaaccaacatagtgggtatgcgaccagcatggatccagaccagcctgcgcatccgcgcagtctggtcaggctccatgctgttcgcttttaaagcctattggaattggagaaactgttagcgaacagcatggatcctgaccagactgcgcggatgcgcaggctggtctggatccatgctggtcgcacacccactatgttggttttcccatgacacggctcatatattgaacTCTCATACGTCGAAAACAGACTAAAGCAttcagtttaatcatattttatatcagattttatttatttgcgATAAAATTGTGatattaaatgatacaaaaaacaTGGCATGTGACAACACATATTTGATATCACAGTtcattacaattatttttttaagttataacgagataaaatataattattactgTATACATTATGAGTATTATAAAATTTTAGATATACTAGGATGACTCACGAATGCTTTTTTTCTAATGGGTCCTTTTCATACCATGAAGTGTCAAggataaagtaaataaatgtatgttaaagAAGTAAATGATGAAACACTAAACTATACTATCTAATTTTTAAACATAAGATATGTCCagtctttttttctttcctttttttttttttttttttttgctttttataccAAAGAAATAGAAACATATCGGGTATTCAGGTATAAACTGAATAGATATTTATTAATGAATAGAATAAGATTTATCACTAGGAACTGAAGACCTCTTAGTCCTGGGAATTACATGAGAAATTCAGAACTCACAGATATACCTGGCTTTAAATGGATCTTTGGTATGGGAGTACTACTTGTATTTAATATTAACTTATTGAGGGATGACTATCAGCTTCTTTGGCTCCAGATATTTGAAAACATTAAGGACTGAGTGATGTTCTCCCGAATGCACGCATTTAAGACATGGATGTTTCTTTGTGCATCAATTCAATTTTGGAATAACTGAAGTATCATCATGTATATGTAGTTCAAAGTAAAGAGCTTTGCTACAGTGTTCATGTAAGAAGCATGTTAGGTTCTTACACCATTTGGTACTGTAATTGAATGCAATTTGCAGTGTTATTGTAATGTAATTAATAACATTGTTAAAATCAATGTActggtaattgtaatttaattgaacattttacaatgtaattttaatttaattaattacattgtaaagtaattgaccccaggtctgcAATTACAAACGAGAAATGAATATAAGATGATGTTAGGAGCTAACAATAACGTTCAACCAGGGCACTTATACAgtcattcattttttatttattgccAGGTTATTGCTGACTGCCCTTCATTTGTAAAAGCTGACAATGACGCAAAGGCCTACATTTCAAGTGACATGAAAAAAGTTGTGACAGTTCCGGCAAAAACTGTTCTAGAATTAAAGAGAATATTCACTAAAGCAGATGCAAACGGAATGTACCTAGAATGCAGTGATGGATTGAAAACCTACACATTTAATGAACACGACAGCATAAATTTCACTGTGATAGAGAAGAACACGCTATACAGTTTGGAGGAACTGCCTCACATGCCAGTTTTACCAAAAGTGGTTTTATTCCATGGAGTAACTCCACATGATATTGTCTTGAAAGACAGTGCTTTGAGAAGCGCTATGTGTACATTTGTGGATGGGCCAGTTGAAATCCTGAGGTTTGTAAGTGTTGAATACCTCACTTGCTGGGTGAGAGATAATCATCTAAAGACTTACGAAACAATGATTGTTCCGAAGAGATTCTGGAAAAACACGTTCGTACAAAAACGATGTTTACATAGCGTTGAAGAAAAGGACAACTACATATCAAAAAAATTTGGACACTGTTTAGAATCTGATTTTGTTTCCAAGTCACTGTATTTTTTGTCAATGAGTCTCTCAGAGGTAACTTGGTTAAGAAGCCCTGATTTTTTCAAACAGAACTTGGAAGGAAATGTTCTCTACGATATTGTTAAAATACCCTACTGCGGTAAGTGAGTTTTACGAGTACTGCACGTATGATCTTACCTCATATGTTTTCAGCTTTCCTTtggtttatataaaaatacacctCTGATAATTAATTGTTTATGACAAAGTAATTAGCATATAAAAAGCAAGAGGTGCTCTTCAAGAGAGCCGACTttgaaatattatcaacaagTCTTTCATAGCAAATAGCTCATTATTTTGTGTATAGCTACGATAGATGGAAAGTAACTCAATATGTGtcaatgaatgaaataaaatgaatcaaaactaatcACTCTGCCTGACTCTGTGACGAGTCATTAACgaatacattttcaataacttAGATTCCTTTGATAAAGGGgagataaaaataacaaaataatctgtaattacccgccgccaggaggcggtgggtttattggtatgcttaatttttttcgcgtgtgggacatggagcaagtcacgtgacaggttttcgatacTGTACAGATTTATTTATTCGTAGAcgtgtgatacactaatactttatttaaatgataaaatattatatttatgtatatatattttatctttttgtaaaaataagaaaaacacttgggtcacgtgacacgtttcgaccatcttcgtaacacaccgcAAGTTACGACCATCTTCAGCTTTCGCTTTCGGATGGCTGAGACCTAGTTCAcacgatttttatttttaaaattttcgcctttcatgtggtacatttggcttagatacaagaattttataatttggttGTGATGTAGGATCATTATGATTATCGGACATTTGTAGAATAATGccttttgtttatattaaattgTAACAACGGATTGATGCGTATGACGTCATCAGTATCtgcgtacataacatgtaaacaaataatcagctgttcagtgagatgataacctttgatagagatATGTAATGTTTGTTGAGTAAttggaaatgtgtttacattacatctgttaggattctggttaggaaagtgtggttagtttgcataaactatagacattagattttttaggatataatttaatatatttagattaccATGACCTGAGATCATTAGCCCACAAAACATTGCTCACAATAAAAAATGACCATCATTATGACTTATCTGAATATAatttctggcggcggaaaaaacttttgacttgtatCTATCTTACAGATTCTTCTGATGAAGATGATGTGTATGCAGAAATTTATGAACCACGTCCGCCAGTTCCAGGTAATATGTACCCCCTCTCCCCCAGCCCCCTAATCTTAATTAAATTACCATTGATAAAATAGATTACAGGGCATAATTCATGCATATTAAACACGTGTAATAAATGTAACATACGACTCACAAAGATGTCGAGATAGATTAAAATACATACCTTACATGGCGTTGTTAGAGGGAAGTGATTGTTCCGAGACATACCATCTTAAACAGCAGTAAATAGTACATGTTActtttgtaaatttacagattcgttgaaaaaaaatgtgactgTAAATAAGAGAACTTGTGTAATGTTAAACAGTGATAGAAACTTATAAAGAATTTCATAGACTCACTTGATACATTGGTTATGAAATACATTTAGTATTGTGCTTAAAACATAatgttaaatacaaaacaaatgaataaaaatttgtattgtaCAGGAAATGGCATGTAAATattgtagttgaaaaaaaaattcaatctgCATTTTATTCCAGATCGAGACAAAACCTCAAAAGCCAAGGTAAGAAGATAATTTCGTtcttaaatgagccgcgccatgagaaaaccaacatagtgggtttgcgaccagcatggctccagaccagcctgcgcatccggatgcgcaggctgctctggatccatgctggtcgcaaacccactatgttggctttctcatgacacggctcaaatataaTTACCTCAAATATTCTATGGCACTTTGACCAAAGATTTCATATACAGGCATTATTTCAAAACTGACTAGAATGCTAATatgtgtttgaaaatatatgtaaatttactgCATTAACTTGAACTTAATTATGCTAACTTTAGAATACCTATTTCACGCTGAGTTTTATTGTTTTAGTTCAAACGCTTAATATAAACTTAATATTCGAATGTGGTCATTCATTGGAACTTTGTTGTTATCTTTAGGCTTCGGAGATTGGAAAAGGGGTATCTAAAGCTGTTGTAGATGAGAAACCTTTATCTCTGAAAGATAACGAGTCCTACGATCTAACAAAGACAGAGAGTGCCAAAAATAAGAATACAAAAAAGCAAGAACCGACAGCCCAGAGATCACTCCCTCATCTCCAAGGTGAATCACGAAAAATCCTTGATAAAAAGTACACGCCACTTGAATTCACAAAACCTTCTTCAAGAATTTATGAGACATTAGAGCAATTTGGTGATTCCTTGCCATTAGGATATTCAAAAAATATTCCTGATAAATCACAACAATATGTAGAAGCTGGACAGGTGAAAAAAGTTCTTGAAGACAATCAAACGGAATGGGACTTTTACAATTATTCTGTCAAAGAagtgtcattttgttttgaacacTGCGGTTTGAAAAGCCTAGCTGATATGTGCTATGAAAAGAAATTAGACGGCTCTTTCTTTAAAGGATTTAACGATTGGAAAGAGCTGAGCCTTACCAGTTTAGATATAATCATCCTAAAGAAAATGATTTATGAAGGCTGGCGATCTAAAGATGACAGTACGTACGGTGTCAGTACACATATGTAGATGgaaactgaaagaaaatatattgaaaaatgacattatatGCACCTGCTTTGAACAGCCCTGaatactttataacagttgaacATCTTCATATCTATCTTTACATAAGACAATTTTAGATCATAAAGCTTTTCATAGTACATGAAGACAATAGGTACCCTTCCGGACATTTTTTCAGGTACGAGCGGGTatcagggtagaaccaccgaccttccgtaagccaacacGATGGtttctcacatgaaataattttacatccaAAACATAGCTTCGAACCCACACCGCCTTAGCAAGTGACACCAAGTAATCCCGGAAATGTCCTTAACAGATAATTGTTCAGCAAATTATTATTGAACATTTACTTCCTCGGCCCCCTATTCATATATCTGATTGAAAGTTTATATACCAGATTTACAAATACATTATTGTCACGCAGCTGTTTGACATGATAATTGCAATTAAACGATTTAAAAGAATTTCGTTAGTCGTGACAATTCAAGTCTTATAACTTCAAAACCATCACAAGGAAGTGCAGAGGTCAAGGATATTGTCCTCTGAAATGTAAAATCatcttgaaaatctaaaaataggcaAACCCTACTGAGCATTCCAAATCAAAAACgcacacaaaataaacattatgcagAAACTAACCACAAGTCTAAACAGCAAAATTATGAGCCTGTGTCAAAATATACAACTATAAATCTCAATGAATGTTTTGTCACTTTGGAAATGTAATCCAATTATCGGTGGCCGAGGTACTGATCAAACAGATTTCCTCATTTATGACCCTTGCTTTGAACCACTGCATTGACAAAGAGCATTGTAAAGACATTGAAAAAAGATTGGATCAAATATCTGttgatttttcaatatttttagcaTATTGGCCGAATCAAGTTTTGAACGAATCCATATTATATCTATGGGTCATAAAGTATTATTTAACATCTTTCTCAGATATTGTGGGAAACATCATGCACAAGAAATTATTCGTTTTTATTACAGTTGATTGTTAGTTTTGTGGGTTCACAAGGAAGTTTGATGAAACAAGAGTAAGATAATTACAGAAcgattgataaaaataataatacgtTTTCTACCTGCCATGTAATACTGCTGATACGGAAGTAACTTAGAATTATTGATATCTTCATCACTTCGTGTTTAAATCTTATGCACAAAGTTACATATCAAAATGCGTTTAATAAGTGATCTAGTAAAACactgtataaatacattttgccTTTACTACAATGTGACCTGTATCTTATATATAAAATCAGTGTTTCCATAGCAATACACGTGAAGAAGTTTACAACTGATTTAGATTCACTCGACTTTACAGTCACGATGAAAGGGACATCATCAATAAATGAAATCTTTAATACTGGGCTGCTCTGTGTAACTATAAAGATATATGTAGCTCTTActtctttgttgtttttgatgtCAGCAAAGACTTGGTATCTTGGCTGCGTTCATAACATCAGTCTTTACGTGCTTTGTGGTGGCTGGCTGTAAAAATATCCCCCGtatttggactcagtgttgttttattttctgggaTTTACATTattcagttttactataatagaattccgcttaagtcggtgctagaaAATGCCGCTTAACTCGGTGCTAGAAAAcgccgcttaagtcggtgctagaaaacgccgcttaagtcggtgctagaaaacgccgcttaagtcggtgctagaaaatgccgcttaagtcggtgctagaaATGTCGCTTAACTCGGTGCTAGAAAAcgccgcttaagtcggtgctagaaAATGCCGCTTAACTCGGTGCTAGAAAATGTCGCTTAACTCGGTGCTAGAAAAcgccgcttaagtcggtgctagaaaatgccgcttaagtcggtgctagtgGGTGTGAGGAGTATTACACaattcattacctgtcatgaacagactcagcaaaccgagtttgctattattttacatgaCTGCTTTATGTTTTCGGAGGATCTCCTTATAGATTTCATTGGCTATAAGatgcaaaataatgaaaattcgtTACTttttgctcatgaataaaattaATAGAAATCAGTAATAAAGCAGTCAAGTATGATTCATTCTAGTAAAAACAACCAGATGAAATGTTAAGCAACTTGAAATGTCTGGATTTAAGTAGGACTTTTGAAATTAGGATTGGAACCAACTTTATTCAAAGTACAATGTACTACATCTATAACATGGCATTGGAGCTCGTAACATTGTACTAGTATCTGATCCGATCAGACCAAGTACAATGCAACCGCGAATTCTTGTGGAATAGGTTTCAAAGGAGTTAGTAAGCAAATATGTTTCAGCGTGTTCTGAGCTATAAAACTTTATTGAACTTGATAAAATGATACATTATGACGGAATGTGTGAACAcatacttaaaacaaaataatcacAGGACACAAAAACAGCAGCAACTTCATTACTACAGTCAGTATTTTAAGTAGTTAAATTTTCAGTCATGTATTCAAAGGAAGGAAATTTCTCCAACATCAAAGTACACCATACCACGTGAAAAATCATAACCATTCTCAAAATCATACATTTCACGAGGTCTAGTAAAAAGATGTTTAATCaatttgtatgtataaatgtttactaGAACGCTTATATGGAAACCGGAGAAGCAATTCAAGTCGGAACATTGATGTAGTATTTAAGGTATTGGGTTAACTGAATTATAACaatgatatattgaaaaaaaaaatctactaaaTTGTTGATTAAGTGCTCAAGTGGATGGATGATGGATTTAAAACCAACTGTTTTATGTTAGTTCAGTTATACGTTTTGCCTTTTAAAAAATAACGTTAAACAaacttcgtttttttttaaattttgttctttcgtTTCGGCTTATCATTATATAAAAACGTTTATAAATctcaaaactttaaagaaattttccaTATATAGACTGCAATCTTATGTTTTGcgtttataaatatttcatttaacaccTTGGTGCCTTTGTTATTTAACTAATACTTGATATTTCTTTTGATCACGTTACATCTGAACTCGACATAACACCCGCCTTCTTTGATCAATATAGATAACAAAATTGAACACGGAAGATACAATTGGCCGCCTGGATATTGCCCGAAATTGAAGAATAAAGAGGTTGTTTACATGCCGACACATAACtgctaaagaaagaaaaaaatggtcAAGTCGCaaaagaaaatatgatttataacCTATCTTCAATTTTTTGAAAAGGTGACACCCTGTACCTCAAAGTTTTATTGCATTTACACAATATTCAGTTTGATATCTGTACAATTTCATGTGCAGATGTCTTTCCTATAGGAGCCATTTCCTTTACGGCCAGGTTAAGGTGCAcactataaatagttttaaactgCCCAGTGGCGTGTTTGCCACTAACTGGTCCAAGGCGTCTTCGTCCTTCTTGTCTatcttttataattcattttaagcTGATCACAGCCATaacaaatgtaagcctccgcaggtctggtcacaagtagtccaaatataaatagtgctaatctttttttcatttcctagtgccttttctcaatagcaaagtgtttacttttactctaccgcgaCACTTTGCATTctgttgaaatcggcatgttcctattgcatgctaggtaaaaattgcggcgtaagaatttaatgtcacgaaaagagaaattgaaagaagcgaaaaggagtaaattcagcgggttgtatttaacgaactgtagttttcttatataaaagttaacatccccttttgtttttgttgttctaaagtagttctttatgggaatataagtctctgaaaatctgatatgctagaaaaaccgttataaagtaagtgcattttatatgaaataaagtacagccagatttagtggtgttcagcctttatcTATGTATTTCGTATATATGTTTATCATAAACACCTCCATACATGTCGGGGGCTTAAAGGCCTAAATCCACTACTTCATAAATGATGCTCTCAAATCCAATAAACAACTCAAACCTTATCTACTGCGGTTATTAATGGGAGTCAATTAGAGGGCTATTAACACAGCAGGAAGTCCAAACTAGGCCATGAAGATGTGTGTAAAGGAGTTGAATGAAATTAGTATTCCTTCAATAAAcgcaaaacaataataataataattataacaataataaactATAGATATTGTGATAACTATTGCCTTTACTATAATAATTAAAAACGTAATACCAGTGAAAGTGATATATCTTTATAATTCATAtacaatgataaaatgattttatcataaacgGGCAGTCAACTttattggaataaaaaaaaaaagaataaaatcaaattactGACTTTCATTTATCTATAtagaattttcagtttcaataatATGTTGCACAAAGTGTACTTTATTCATGCGTTATTTTATAACAAAGAAATGAGCATGgggttttcattttttgacaaatgttccatgcagaaaaaataaaaatttggatgtgtgaatgttacttttttcttaaaaaatctaaTTGCCTCTATGGaagtaagtttgtttttgttttgtatattttttttgttaaatatgctGTTAGTAAggaaaaagtatttctaatataATGCAAACGAAAAATTTATTATCAATCATGAAAAAGTATCACATGCTACAGTATGATTTGTACTTTGATAAACCGTAAAACACTGGATCATATAAAATGTGTGCATATTCAATTGTACTGTGTTAGATATATCAGATACCGCATTAAATAATTCATATAAGTCTAAAATAACCAGTTACtatttttacatttgaatatCGACTTGTTGTGTTAACTTATCATAACCGGCAAACGGcataaacttaaatacacatgTTTATCTACCTTTTATCAACCAGGAAGCGTAAATACTGAACAAAATCTTTATTCGTGCACGTATGTATCGCGACTGGATTAAATAACAGATAAGCGTCTTGGATTAAGTTTGTAAGGCTATTGATACGCATTGTCCATCGCGTGTACCTCATTACCAATTTGCATTTGTTCTATAAAGCATAGAATGGACCTGGAGTTTTAAAACACGACGAAGAAGCTCTCGATCTTATAAACGTTCGAAGTTAATTTTGCGTGTTTAACATGAATGAAGTAAATATAGATTGTATTTAATGAATAATGGCAGAAGAAAAGGGTCTACAGCAGTATGAAAATGTGCCTGAGCAAGTTCTTACATTGACTGAAGTGAGTGAAAGGGTTACTGAATATCCAGCTATTGTGCGTGTAGTGCCTAAGGAATATGAAATACCTGATGCAAAAGAACTACCAGGAGGCGAGGAGATATTGCTTGAGAAACCAAAATGGGTGCAATTTGTTCTGGTTAGAATTCTTGGTTTTGACGACGAACAACAGAAAAAGACTGAAAAAGGTGAAGAGTTCATAGAACAGCGAAATGACTATGTGGGACGGGAGATCTTGGTACCCATAGGCTATCAAGGAAAGTTTAAACTCGTCAATAAGACGGGACGACATGCTCGGTTTGTCTCTGTTGATCAGGTAAAGTGAAAGTAGCTATTTCATTTGTATGTTATTGAAAGTGACATTACAAATATAAACCAATCGTAACAGCTCTAAAATCAGTATACATTTCATATTTCCGATATACGTTTCAGTTGAATCATGATCGTATTgtagcttttgttttgttttgtatttgttgtgtttaacgtcgaaCCTACATAATTATAGATTAGATGGCGACTTTCCATCACGGGCGGGTACtcgccttccgtaagccagctggatggagaATTTAACGCTCTGGGTGAGTcttgaacccacatcgttgagTGGCAACtctttgaagtcagcggccttaactaCTCAGCCAAGGGGGGCCCCCGCATTGTAGCATCATATCGACAATTTATTCCAACATAAAAGTATTGCCAAATAAGAGACCCACAGAGTACCATTAAACAGTTTgtgaaaagtgttttatatatcaGTTCCTTCTTCCAACTATAAACGCAGATTATTCTGATATTACGTATTTAGGataatacaatttaaatatttctaaaagtttaaatTGGTATTTGTTCACACTTAAATAACATAGAAACTATGACTCAGTCTTTTGATAagtatgttatttcat
The sequence above is a segment of the Mercenaria mercenaria strain notata chromosome 3, MADL_Memer_1, whole genome shotgun sequence genome. Coding sequences within it:
- the LOC123524707 gene encoding uncharacterized protein LOC123524707; the protein is MSLTQKYIDLKYDDETLTIEEVLNKEKLPIVVRRKCQTRSQTTETDIPEGTDILFQYVSKETFARVKVLSFYDNEKMQTENGAEYVLEHDTFIGNEYLMPLKFPGKVKLVRRPGSSGRYLTIKQVIADCPSFVKADNDAKAYISSDMKKVVTVPAKTVLELKRIFTKADANGMYLECSDGLKTYTFNEHDSINFTVIEKNTLYSLEELPHMPVLPKVVLFHGVTPHDIVLKDSALRSAMCTFVDGPVEILRFVSVEYLTCWVRDNHLKTYETMIVPKRFWKNTFVQKRCLHSVEEKDNYISKKFGHCLESDFVSKSLYFLSMSLSEVTWLRSPDFFKQNLEGNVLYDIVKIPYCDSSDEDDVYAEIYEPRPPVPDRDKTSKAKASEIGKGVSKAVVDEKPLSLKDNESYDLTKTESAKNKNTKKQEPTAQRSLPHLQGESRKILDKKYTPLEFTKPSSRIYETLEQFGDSLPLGYSKNIPDKSQQYVEAGQVKKVLEDNQTEWDFYNYSVKEVSFCFEHCGLKSLADMCYEKKLDGSFFKGFNDWKELSLTSLDIIILKKMIYEGWRSKDDSTYGVSTHM